From the genome of Nostoc sp. C052, one region includes:
- a CDS encoding AIPR family protein: MPKNWTLKIDQYINANSNCIIATAYVDSFPSDLPLEPNIREPNPKTSTYKQLFDSLTTQPEKFFQRNNGIVLCVNKVLPKNKTELELEVLQANEGGNDGIINGGHTVLAFKQARANKYDLSLARVKVTIHIGLSEDEAKDIALASNTSAPVDARSKVNARGDYNFLKQFLAKLEMESETKFRIAYYQHQSGAPKNPQCNVNHLIKLVNCLDRNKYNPQTKTKGKHPPVSNNLSLTDAERERLSRLLPLLPASLWIEQRLFKTIEEHITNPRKKGVIDLASIDARKNTLLPDSRYSFGFSAPADIAMPIVAAYRVFLDENYNWLIPFDDFAEDFLQHLWANYYKKYLVSEKLAGNTVGSKICRNPVIWDNLYVSAQNYLNQQLLKIVESSNKREQLKKNSEVRIQESELMSGGFRPTA; encoded by the coding sequence ATGCCCAAGAATTGGACTTTGAAAATAGACCAGTACATCAATGCAAATTCTAACTGCATTATTGCTACCGCCTATGTAGATAGTTTTCCCTCCGACCTACCCCTAGAACCAAATATCCGCGAACCTAATCCTAAAACCTCAACGTACAAACAACTATTTGATTCACTCACCACCCAGCCGGAAAAATTCTTTCAAAGAAATAACGGAATTGTACTGTGTGTTAACAAGGTTTTGCCCAAAAATAAAACTGAACTGGAGTTAGAGGTACTACAGGCTAATGAAGGCGGCAACGATGGCATTATCAACGGTGGGCATACAGTATTAGCATTTAAGCAAGCTAGAGCAAATAAGTACGACCTCTCTCTAGCCAGGGTCAAAGTCACAATCCATATTGGGCTAAGTGAAGACGAAGCGAAAGACATTGCCCTAGCATCCAATACATCTGCCCCAGTGGATGCGCGATCAAAGGTAAACGCCAGAGGTGATTATAATTTTCTCAAACAGTTTTTAGCAAAATTAGAGATGGAGTCAGAAACGAAATTCCGCATTGCTTACTATCAACATCAAAGTGGTGCGCCCAAAAATCCGCAGTGCAATGTTAATCATTTAATTAAGTTAGTAAATTGCCTAGATAGAAACAAATACAACCCCCAAACTAAAACTAAAGGTAAGCACCCACCTGTGAGCAATAACCTCTCTTTAACTGATGCAGAAAGAGAAAGGCTGTCAAGATTGTTGCCACTATTACCCGCATCTTTGTGGATTGAGCAAAGGCTGTTTAAGACTATTGAGGAACACATCACCAACCCACGCAAGAAAGGAGTCATTGACCTAGCTTCAATTGATGCACGAAAGAATACCCTTTTGCCCGACAGCCGCTACTCATTTGGGTTTAGTGCGCCGGCTGATATTGCTATGCCCATCGTTGCTGCCTATCGAGTCTTTTTGGATGAGAACTACAACTGGTTAATTCCTTTTGATGATTTCGCGGAAGATTTTCTACAGCATTTATGGGCAAACTATTACAAGAAATACTTGGTGTCGGAAAAACTGGCTGGCAATACAGTTGGTAGCAAAATCTGTCGTAATCCAGTGATTTGGGATAATCTTTACGTTTCGGCTCAAAACTAT